A genomic window from Lycium barbarum isolate Lr01 chromosome 4, ASM1917538v2, whole genome shotgun sequence includes:
- the LOC132637811 gene encoding secreted RxLR effector protein 161-like, producing the protein MFEVTLVATPYDASSQLKKNNGDPVAQSKYAQIIGSLMHLMNFTRPDMAYAVCRLSRYTRNPNHEHWSTLIRFVKYLRGTMNYGMMYSGFPSTLEGYCDATWISDSDETKSTSGYVFTLGGGAISWKSAKQTIIARSTMESKFVALELAGSEC; encoded by the coding sequence ATGTTTGAGGTGACACTTGTGGCCACTCCTTATGATGCTAGCTCTCAATTGAAAAAGAATAATGGTGACCCCGTTGCTCAGTCTAAATATGCGCAAATTATTGGGAGTCTGATGCATTTAATGAACTTTACAAGGCCTGATATGGCCTATGCTGTGTGTAGACTGAGTAGATATACTCGTAATCCCAATCATGAGCATTGGTCTACATTAATTAGATTCGTGAAATATTTGAGAGGAACCATGAATTATGGTATGATGTATAGTGGATTTCCCTCTACTTTAGAAGGATATTGTGATGCAACCTGGATCTCTGATTCAGATGAGACAAAATCCACTAGTGGCTATGTGTTCACCCTTGGTGGGGGTGCAATATCGTGGAAATCAGCTAAGCAGACGATCATTGCTAGATCAACTATGGAGTCAAAGTTTGTAGCTCTAGAGTTAGCTGGTTCTGAATGCTGA